In Musa acuminata AAA Group cultivar baxijiao chromosome BXJ2-10, Cavendish_Baxijiao_AAA, whole genome shotgun sequence, a genomic segment contains:
- the LOC103999817 gene encoding diphthine--ammonia ligase isoform X2: MKVVALVSGGKDSCFAMMRCIDYGHEIVALANLMPLDDSVDELDSYMYQTIVVGYAECMGLPLFRRRIRGSTRHQHLNYKMTSGDEVEDMFVLLNEVKKQIPSITAVSSGAIASDYQRLRVESVCSRLGLVSLAYLWKQDQTLLLEEMIERGIIAITIKVAAMGLNPAKHLGRELADLIPYLLQIKELCGINVCGEGGEYETLTLDCPLFKNARIFLDKFEVILHSPDNIAPVGFLHPLAFHLQHKMEPLSSGSCDIGSGKVGYVCEVQGDSTPDHMVQSLSACSQLGNCTTKNLNLCISRGSRDKFSIGCWIQNVSKTLDGLQEDLISVLGKIELKLNEDGFDWLNVIYIHLYISNMKDFTLANEVYVKFITEKKCFLGVPSRSTIELPLVQVGLGNAFVEVLVANDHSKRVLHVQSISCWAPSCIGPYSQATLHGEVLHMAGQLGLDPPTMTLCSGGPAIEIEQALLNSEAIANCFNSSLVSCAILLTVYCAASLTFRERTEIQHKMESFFDDDSDSIDVKRVSSPIFLYILAPALPKGALVEVKPVLYIPENGDYGIGNNLLGSDSKEMVWDFQTYTISGKICAALVSITKDVAAKICPNTEPELISGDHIRVIAKFCVFLVNKVLLDNYLFWGDLMHLKFYYTAYLSMTAETLNLIFYEVFAAFAEDSKSFEMGKEPIFSLIPVLSSGRSASMEDIITCELFASKL; encoded by the exons ATGAAGGTGGTGGCACTGGTGAGCGGCGGCAAGGACAGCTGCTTTGCGATGATGCGATGCATCGATTACGGGCACGAG ATCGTTGCCTTGGCCAATCTCATGCCCCTGGATGATTCGGTGGACGAGCTCGATAGCTACATGTATCAAACT ATAGTAGTTGGTTATGCAGAATGCATGGGATTACCATTGTTCCGAAGGAGGATACGAGGATCCACAAG GCATCAACATCTTAATTACAAAATGACTTCAGGAGATGAAGTTGAAGATATGTTTGTTttattaaatgaagttaaaaagcAGATTCCCTCTATCACAGCAGTTTCTTCAGGTGCAATTGCATCAGATTATCAGAGATTGCGAGTGGAGAGTGTTTGTTCAAGGTTAGGCCTCGTGTCTCTGGCTTATTTGTGGAAACAAGATCAAACTTTACTCCTTGAGGAAATG ATAGAAAGGGGCATTATAGCTATCACTATTAAG GTCGCAGCTATGGGGTTGAATCCTGCAAAGCATTTAGGACGAGAACTTGCAGATCTGATACCTTATCTGCTCCAAATTAAAGA ATTATGTGGTATAAATGTCTGTGGCGAAGGAGGAGAATATGAAACACTAACACTTGACTGCCCTCTCTTTAAA AATGCTAGGATTTTTCTTGACAAGTTTGAGGTGATTCTGCACTCACCAGATAACATTGCACCTGTTGGTTTCCTTCATCCCTTGGCTTTCCATCTTCAACATAAGATGGAGCCTCTGTCTTCCGGCAGTTGTGACATTGGTTCAGGCAAGGTGGGATATGTATGTGAAGTACAAGGAGATTCTACACCAGATCATATGGTGCAGTCTCTTTCTGCGTGCTCTCAGCTTGGTAACTGTACAACTAAGAACCTGAACTTGTGCATCTCAAGAGGCAGCAGGGACAAGTTTTCTATTGGTTGTTGGATTCAGAATGTCTCTAAGACTTTAGATG GCTTGCAGGAAGATCTCATTTCTGTTCTTGGAAAAATTGAATTGAAACTAAACGAAGATGGCTTTGATTGGCTGAACGTTATATACATTCACCTCTACATTTCCAATATGAAGGATTTTACATTGGCTAATGAAGTGTATGTGAAGTTTATCACAGAGAAGAAATGCTTCTTGGGTGTCCCATCTAGAAGTACAATTGAACTGCCATTGGTGCAGGTTGGCCTGGGTAATGCCTTCGTTGAAGTCTTAGTAGCCAATGATCACAGCAAAAGAGTTCTACATGTACAAAGTATCTCATGCTGGGCACCTAGTTGCATTGGTCCATACAGCCAG GCAACTTTGCATGGAGAAGTTCTCCATATGGCTGGGCAGTTGGGGCTGGATCCCCCAACAATGACACTTTGTTCAGGAGGTCCGGCTATTGAAATAGAGCAAGCACTACTAAACAGCGAGGCCATAGCTAATTGCTTCAACAGCTCCCTTGTTTCCTGTGCAATTCTTTTGACAGTATATTGTGCTGCCTCTCTCACATTCCGTGAGAGAACTGAAATTCAGCACAAAATGGAATCTTTCTTTGATGACGACTCTGATTCGATCGATGTGAAAAGAGTGTCCAGCCCAATTTTCTTATATATTCTTGCACCTGCTCTTCCCAAAGG AGCTCTTGTTGAAGTAAAACCTGTTCTCTACATTCCAGAAAACGGAGATTATGGAATTGGAAATAATTTGCTAGGATCAGATAGCAAAGAAATGGTTTGGGATTTTCAGACTTACACCATCAGTGGAAAGATTTGTGCGGCCTTAGTTTCTATTACAAAAGATGTGGCAGCAAAGATCTGCCCTAATACTGAACCAGAACTTATCTCTGGCGATCACATAAGAGTGATTGCAAAGTTTTGTGTCTTTCTTGTCAATAAGGTCCTTTTGGACAACTATTTATTTTGGGGAGATTTGATG CACTTGAAGTTCTACTACACAGCATATCTTTCCATGACAGCGGAGACcctaaatctcatattttatgaGGTCTTTGCAGCATTTGCAGAGGACAGCAAAAGTTTTGAGATGGGGAAGGAGCCAATCTTTAGTCTCATTCCAGTGCTGAGCTCAGGTAGATCTGCATCTATGGAGGACATAATCACCTGTGAGCTGTTTGCGTCAAAGCTCTGA
- the LOC103999817 gene encoding diphthine--ammonia ligase isoform X1, with protein sequence MKVVALVSGGKDSCFAMMRCIDYGHEIVALANLMPLDDSVDELDSYMYQTVGHQIVVGYAECMGLPLFRRRIRGSTRHQHLNYKMTSGDEVEDMFVLLNEVKKQIPSITAVSSGAIASDYQRLRVESVCSRLGLVSLAYLWKQDQTLLLEEMIERGIIAITIKVAAMGLNPAKHLGRELADLIPYLLQIKELCGINVCGEGGEYETLTLDCPLFKNARIFLDKFEVILHSPDNIAPVGFLHPLAFHLQHKMEPLSSGSCDIGSGKVGYVCEVQGDSTPDHMVQSLSACSQLGNCTTKNLNLCISRGSRDKFSIGCWIQNVSKTLDGLQEDLISVLGKIELKLNEDGFDWLNVIYIHLYISNMKDFTLANEVYVKFITEKKCFLGVPSRSTIELPLVQVGLGNAFVEVLVANDHSKRVLHVQSISCWAPSCIGPYSQATLHGEVLHMAGQLGLDPPTMTLCSGGPAIEIEQALLNSEAIANCFNSSLVSCAILLTVYCAASLTFRERTEIQHKMESFFDDDSDSIDVKRVSSPIFLYILAPALPKGALVEVKPVLYIPENGDYGIGNNLLGSDSKEMVWDFQTYTISGKICAALVSITKDVAAKICPNTEPELISGDHIRVIAKFCVFLVNKVLLDNYLFWGDLMHLKFYYTAYLSMTAETLNLIFYEVFAAFAEDSKSFEMGKEPIFSLIPVLSSGRSASMEDIITCELFASKL encoded by the exons ATGAAGGTGGTGGCACTGGTGAGCGGCGGCAAGGACAGCTGCTTTGCGATGATGCGATGCATCGATTACGGGCACGAG ATCGTTGCCTTGGCCAATCTCATGCCCCTGGATGATTCGGTGGACGAGCTCGATAGCTACATGTATCAAACT GTTGGACATCAGATAGTAGTTGGTTATGCAGAATGCATGGGATTACCATTGTTCCGAAGGAGGATACGAGGATCCACAAG GCATCAACATCTTAATTACAAAATGACTTCAGGAGATGAAGTTGAAGATATGTTTGTTttattaaatgaagttaaaaagcAGATTCCCTCTATCACAGCAGTTTCTTCAGGTGCAATTGCATCAGATTATCAGAGATTGCGAGTGGAGAGTGTTTGTTCAAGGTTAGGCCTCGTGTCTCTGGCTTATTTGTGGAAACAAGATCAAACTTTACTCCTTGAGGAAATG ATAGAAAGGGGCATTATAGCTATCACTATTAAG GTCGCAGCTATGGGGTTGAATCCTGCAAAGCATTTAGGACGAGAACTTGCAGATCTGATACCTTATCTGCTCCAAATTAAAGA ATTATGTGGTATAAATGTCTGTGGCGAAGGAGGAGAATATGAAACACTAACACTTGACTGCCCTCTCTTTAAA AATGCTAGGATTTTTCTTGACAAGTTTGAGGTGATTCTGCACTCACCAGATAACATTGCACCTGTTGGTTTCCTTCATCCCTTGGCTTTCCATCTTCAACATAAGATGGAGCCTCTGTCTTCCGGCAGTTGTGACATTGGTTCAGGCAAGGTGGGATATGTATGTGAAGTACAAGGAGATTCTACACCAGATCATATGGTGCAGTCTCTTTCTGCGTGCTCTCAGCTTGGTAACTGTACAACTAAGAACCTGAACTTGTGCATCTCAAGAGGCAGCAGGGACAAGTTTTCTATTGGTTGTTGGATTCAGAATGTCTCTAAGACTTTAGATG GCTTGCAGGAAGATCTCATTTCTGTTCTTGGAAAAATTGAATTGAAACTAAACGAAGATGGCTTTGATTGGCTGAACGTTATATACATTCACCTCTACATTTCCAATATGAAGGATTTTACATTGGCTAATGAAGTGTATGTGAAGTTTATCACAGAGAAGAAATGCTTCTTGGGTGTCCCATCTAGAAGTACAATTGAACTGCCATTGGTGCAGGTTGGCCTGGGTAATGCCTTCGTTGAAGTCTTAGTAGCCAATGATCACAGCAAAAGAGTTCTACATGTACAAAGTATCTCATGCTGGGCACCTAGTTGCATTGGTCCATACAGCCAG GCAACTTTGCATGGAGAAGTTCTCCATATGGCTGGGCAGTTGGGGCTGGATCCCCCAACAATGACACTTTGTTCAGGAGGTCCGGCTATTGAAATAGAGCAAGCACTACTAAACAGCGAGGCCATAGCTAATTGCTTCAACAGCTCCCTTGTTTCCTGTGCAATTCTTTTGACAGTATATTGTGCTGCCTCTCTCACATTCCGTGAGAGAACTGAAATTCAGCACAAAATGGAATCTTTCTTTGATGACGACTCTGATTCGATCGATGTGAAAAGAGTGTCCAGCCCAATTTTCTTATATATTCTTGCACCTGCTCTTCCCAAAGG AGCTCTTGTTGAAGTAAAACCTGTTCTCTACATTCCAGAAAACGGAGATTATGGAATTGGAAATAATTTGCTAGGATCAGATAGCAAAGAAATGGTTTGGGATTTTCAGACTTACACCATCAGTGGAAAGATTTGTGCGGCCTTAGTTTCTATTACAAAAGATGTGGCAGCAAAGATCTGCCCTAATACTGAACCAGAACTTATCTCTGGCGATCACATAAGAGTGATTGCAAAGTTTTGTGTCTTTCTTGTCAATAAGGTCCTTTTGGACAACTATTTATTTTGGGGAGATTTGATG CACTTGAAGTTCTACTACACAGCATATCTTTCCATGACAGCGGAGACcctaaatctcatattttatgaGGTCTTTGCAGCATTTGCAGAGGACAGCAAAAGTTTTGAGATGGGGAAGGAGCCAATCTTTAGTCTCATTCCAGTGCTGAGCTCAGGTAGATCTGCATCTATGGAGGACATAATCACCTGTGAGCTGTTTGCGTCAAAGCTCTGA